Part of the Polaribacter sp. Hel1_33_78 genome is shown below.
AAGAATAGTTGATATCATTTTTTTTTACTAAAATCAAAAGTTATTTTAGTAAAACAATCTATTTTTGCAATATGAATAAAAACTATTCTTTAGAGGATTTATCATCTATTGCTGCCATAATTATCTCATCAGTGAAAATTAAAACATTATTGTTTTATGGACAAATGGGTGTTGGAAAAACTACATTAATTAAAGAAATTTGTAAACAATTAAGTGTTTTAGACAATATTTCTTCTCCTACTTTTTCATTGGTAAATGAATATAAAACATCATCAGACCAAAAAGTTTTTCACTTTGATTTTTATAGAATTACGAATGAAGAAGAAGCATTAGACATGGGGATTGAAGAATATTTTTACAATAATGATTGGTGTTTAATTGAATGGCCTGAAAATATTGAAAATTTACTACCTTTAGATGCTGTTGAAATTCATCTTACAACTTTAGATAATGGAAAACGCAATATGCAATTAAAATAACCAAACTATGAGTCAATTTTCTCCTTTTAGTAAAGAAGAGTTATTACCACAAGCAGAAATGCTAGAAATCAAAAAACAAAAAGGAGAACTATTTATCGGCCTTCCAAAAGAAACTTATTTAGGTGAAAAGCGAGTTTGCTTAACGCCAGATGCAGTAACGGCATTAACTTCTCATGGTCACAGAATTGTTGTAGAAACGGGTGCAGGCGATGGCGCAAATTATACCGACAAAGAATATTCTGAAGCTGGTGCAAAAATTTCTTATGATCTTAAAGAAGCTTTTAAATGTAATATTGTTTTAAAAGTAGCTCCTCCAACAGAAAAGGAAATTGAATATATAAATCCACAAACCATATTAATTTCTTCACTTCAGTTAAAAACACAATCTAAAAATTACTTTGAAAGTTTAGCAAAAAAAAGAATTACAGCAGTGGCTTTTGATTTTATAAAAGATGAACACGAAACCTACCCTATTGTAAAATCGTTGAGTGAAATTGCGGGTACAGCTTCTATTTTAATTGCTGGTGAATTAATGAGCGGCGTAAATAAAGGAAATGGACTGTTATTTGGCAATATAGGTGGAGTTCCACCAACAAGTGTGGTTATTTTTGGAGCTGGAACTGTTGGCGAATATGCCGCAAGAACTGCCATAGGATTGGGAGCAAGAGTTAAAGTTTTTGATAATTCTATTACCAAACTTCGTAAACTACAAAATTGTTTAAATGCGCCTATTTATACGTCCACTTTGCAGCCAAAATCAATTACAAAAGCATTAATGAGATGTGATGTTGCTATTGGTGCCATAAGAGGTAAAAATAGATCTCCAATTATCGCTACCGAAATGATGGTTGAGCAAATGAAAGAAGGTGCTATTATTGTTGATGTAAGTATAGATAGAGGTGGATGTTTTGAAACTTCTAATGTAACCACTCATCTTACACCAACTTTTGTAAAACATGGAATAATACATTATTGTGTACCAAATATTCCTGCGCGTTATGCTAGAACCGCATCTTTGTCTATTAGTAATATTTTGACTCCATATTTATTAAATATTGCTGAAGAAGGTGGTTTTGAAAATGCCGCCCGCTTTGATAAAAGCTTACGAAATGGCATGTATTTTTATCACGGAATTTTAACAAACAAAACAGTTGGTGATTGGTTTGATTTACCTTTTAGAGATATTAATTTATTGATTCTTTAAGAATTTAAAGCAAAAAAAATACTTAAATTTGAAAAGTTTATTATGGTAAACATCAAGAAATAAAATCGTCTTATCTTCAGAAAATAGCCTCAAAAAAAGGTAACTTTACAATTCAAATTTTGACAATGCTTTTAAAAAGAATAGGGTATTATTTAGTTGGTTTATCATTAGGGTCTATTGGTGTTTATTTTTTTTGGCAAAAGAAACAAGCTACTTTCGACTATGGAATGGATGCGAGGACTTTAAAAACTATTAGAATTAAAAAAAGAGTTTTTTCTGATGAAGCTAAAAGCACTATGGAAAAATTTAATATTGATACTTTAAAAATTTCCACAATTTTGTATTCCGGTGATGTTGATTTTGGAAAAGGAAATCCAAGAGAAAAACCTTGTGCTGAATATTATATTACAGGTGAAAATGAGTTAGAGAACATACATCTATATGTAAAACGGTGCGATTCCACTTCAACTATTGAAAAAATAATTATTGATTAAAATTGATTCTTTTTTAGAAATGAGATTTAAAATTGATTGTAAAGTCTAAATCCTTTTACTTTTTTGTTTTTAAGGTATTCATTATTCTTAATCACAATCGGAAAAACATTTATCAATTTCAAGTTAATTATTATTTTGATAATAATGTTGTTCAATTTTATCAACATTTTTAATGGTTTTCCTTACCCAATCCAAATACAAAATTTCTTTTTCTTCTTCAGATAATTTCCAATCAACATTAGACATCCTCAATTTTGTAGTAACATCTTGCAAGATAATTGCAGCGGCAACAGAAATATTTAAACTCTCTGTAAAACCAACCATTGGTATTTTTAAAAAACCATCTGCATTATCTTTTACATACTTAGAAACCCCTTCTGCTTCAACTCCAAAAACAAATGCTGATTTCTTGGTAACATCAAAATCCTGCAAAAGACAAGAGTTGTTATGAGGTGTTGTTGCTATGATTTGATATCCTTTTTCTCTTAAAGTATTTAAACAAATTTGTGTATTATTCGCATCTGATTTATACCGTTTTGAAGTTATCCATTTTTGAGAACCTTTTGCAACATGCCTAGAAACCTTATTTGTATATTTATTTTCAATGACATGAACATCTTGAATACCAAAAATATCACATGTTCTTATAACTGCGCTTGCATTATGTGGTTGAAAAATATCCTCTAAAACAACTGTAAAATGACGCGTTCTATCTTCTAAAACTTTTTTAAAGAGTGCTTTTCTATTCTCTGTTAAATAACCTTCAAAATATTTTAATAATTTTTCATCCATCATAAAATATAAATTTAGTAAAAAAATAAGTCCTTAATTACTCTGATTTAGATTAAAACTTAATTGATGTTTCAAATTTGTGTTTTTTAATTTAAAAAGTCCTAACCTAATAACACATCTTGTCATTGATAAAAAAAAAGTTGTTTTAAAAATAGTATGAATTTCTATTAAAGCGAAATTAAAACTCTTGGAAATTAATAAAATTATTAAGATAGACACTATCTAAATAGTAGCCTTTTAAAATGAATAATTTAAGTTATGGTTGAAAGCAGCACATTTACATAGTAAAGAAATTTGTGTTTTTTAATAGAATTATAATAGGTCTAACCGCTTCATTAACTCCTTTCTTTTAGAACGACTAACAGGCACTAAATCTTTTTTGATTAATACACTGTTGTCTTCTATATCTATAATTTTCTTAACATTAATAAGATAAGAGCGATGTACTTTTAAGAATAAAGAATCAGGTAATTTTTCTTCTATCTTTTTTAATGTAGAATGCACAACATAATTTCCATCTTCCGTCTTAATATGAATGTAATCTCCTTTCGCTTCAATTAAGTATATACTATGCAAATCAATTTTTATTAATCTTCTATCTATATTAACATAAAATTCGTTTATGAGGTCAAGTTCACTTTTTTGACTTGTTTGCCTCTGAAAAAAGAGTTGTGTTTCTACTTTCTTTATTGCCTTTTCAAAACGCTGTAACTCGATAGGTTTTAATAGATAATCAACAATAAAATCGTATTCAAAAGCTTTTATTGCGAACTGAGGGTCTGAAGTAGTGAAAATTATTTTAGGTGGATTTTTTATGGTTTTAACAAAATCTAATCCACTAAAATTTGGCATATGAATATCTAAAAAAACAAGATCAACTTTATGCTCGTTCAAGTATTTAATTGCTTGAATAGCATTTGAAAATTCATGAACAAGGTTTAATGAGTTTACTTGATCGCAAAGAGTTTTTATAATAACTCTTGCCATTTTTTCATCATCTATAATAATACAATCCATAGTGTGGGGCTAAATAGTTAACAAATATTCAGAAATAACTTTTAAAATTTTATCAAAATCTTGATGTTCTTTTAAATCTAATTGATTTTCTCGAAGATTATGCTCAAATTTATTTGCTTGAGCGTACCCTTTTTCTAGTCCTAGGATACTAAATTTATGTTTAATTCTATGAACATTATCTTCGATTCTTTTAAAATCCTTAATCTCTATACTACTAAAGTAGTCTCTTATTTCATCAGGGAATTCAGTTTTTATGACACCTATCAAAGTTTTCTTTATGGATTCTTCCCCTCTAGCAAGTTGTTCTATATACTTTAAATTTGGTTGTTCCATGTTTGTTTTTTTATTTTAAAATAAAAAATAGTTTCTACATTTGGTAAAGATTCTAACCAAATTTGCCCTTCGTAAGTTTCTATAATTTTCTTAACAATTGACAAACCAATGCCTGTAGACTTATAATCATTTTCTAGTTTTTGGAAAGCTATAAATATTTTATCAAAATACTGTTCTTCTATTCCTTTTCCATTGTCTTTTATGATAAATTGCCAAAATTCATCTTGTTCAGAACAACGAATCTCTACAAAACCACCTGTTTCTTTATCATTAAATTTAATTGCATTATAAATTAAATGGCGAAATAATAATTCTAGTCGATACTGATCTCTTTTGATAATAGGTAATTTTCTAGGAACAGAAATTATAACGCCTTTTGGATTCTCAAAAGTTAATATAAGATCATTAATTAATACATTTAAATCCACTTCATAGATTTCTTTTTCTACTTTACCAATGGAAATATATTCTGAAATTCCAAAGATTAATGTATCTATTTTTTCAATATTCTCTCTTATATGATTTATAATTTCTCTTCCTCCTTCTCCTAAAACTTCGAAATAATCTTGTTTTATCCAAGTTGTTAAAGCATCAATACTCTGCACAGGTGATTTCAAATCATGAGAGACCATATGTGCATATTCATTTAACTCTTGATTTTGTCGCTCTAAATTTGATACAAGCTTATCTTTCTGTTTATTTATTTCTATTAACTCTCTTGTTTGATTATCTATAAAATCGACTAATTTTAAAGAATCTTTAGTTTCTAATTGAAGGTTTTCTTTAAGACCATAGAAATTTAATGTATTTATTACATTATTAAGCTTCTCTATGATTTTTTTTTGAGATTCCGACTCCTCTTTTAATTGTTGATTGGAATTAAAAAGTTCTTCAGAACTTATAGATGCCGCCCTTTGAAGTCTCGAGAACTGATCTTCTGAAGTTGCATAAGATCTATCTACGGCATCTAAAAAAGCATGCAAATCTTTATTAGATTGCAAATCTTTAGGTAAATATTTTCTTAATTGTCTTTTTAAAAGAGGGTTCATCATTCACTAATTAAGGTAATAGCCATAGTTTGGTTGTGAAGTTGACAGTTCTTTTCTCCGTTAAACGGAACTATTTCTCCATAGGAATAGAAACCTAAAATTGTTGTTTCTTTATCTAAAACTTCTTCTACTTCTTCTATTTCTTCTTCTACTCTTTGGTCTAAAACTAATTTTCTACCAAAACAACTTACTAAAATTGCTAATTCTGGTTTGTTCTTTCTTAACTCTAAAGCACTTACAGCAGCAATCTCTGCCGCAGTTACGATGCTATCTACATTTGTCATCATTAACTGAACTTTAGAACCTTCTAATATATCACCCGCTAATAGCATTGAGTTATTTTCGTCATTAATATTTAAAATGGTTCTTACAATTGATTTTTTTTCATCTGTAGATTTCACTTTTAATGGATACAATAATGCTGCACTAGGTAATTCTTTAGATTTTTCTCCTAAATAAGTCTTGTATAAATTTAATGCTGGTTTACCATCTAATTCAAATAAAATATTATTTTTTGATTTCGTTACTACTCTTTCGGGTCCAAAAGGTGTCCAGCCTCCATTTGATGCAAAAGTTACTTCTAAGGTCTCACCATAAAAACCAATAGCAACTATTTTTCCTTCCTTCGGATTTTCATTATAAGATGACAATGTAGTGTCAAATCTCACTCCATCTCCGCACAAAGCGCCAGTTATAAAAAGACGATCTTTGGAAGCAAAATTCATACCTTTAGTAAGTTGACTTCCGTTGGTATAACTTCCATCAGCAACAACAAAGGCATATTTTAAATCTTTTTTCGGTAATTTTAAAATTAATTCTTTACCTGTTTTAAAACTATCAATTTGAGCGTTAGAATTTAAAACATTTGCTGTTTTAATTAAAAATTTACTCTTTTCAAATTCTATTGCAGTAATAGTTATACTTTCATCATCAACAGATTTTGAGATTATATTTCCAGAAGTTGAACCAAAAACTATATGACCGTCTTTAAAAATATCTCTAACTTCATTAAAAATATTTTTTTCTTGCAACATAAATCTATTACCAAATACTAAAACTAGAGGATCTTTTAAAGTAATCTCTTCTGTTAAATACTCAAATTTTTGATTTTTATTTTTTTTTAATTGTACGGTTTTCATTTTTAAGAAACGTTTTCTTTCCCAGTATATCTATATTGTTCTTGTTTTTTTTGTGAATAATATATTCTAAAATAACTTCAGATTAATCTTTTTGAATAACGAATCTCACTTCTGTTCCGTCCTCTTTTATTTTTTGAAGCTCAATTTTTGCTGTAGAATTAAAGTGTGAAAAAGTTTTATTCATTAAACCTAGACCAAAATGATGCATAGCTCTACTAGACTTATAAATCATGATTAAAGAATTTTTATGTTTTTCTTCTACAATAAAAGTCGGCAACTCTGCATCTGGGTATATTTTTTTAACCTCTATATGAATGTGATTCTCTATAGATGCAAGCATTTCTATAGGATCTTTAAAAGAAGCCAATAAGCCGGGATAACTCTTTTCTATCACCGAAAAAAAATGCTCACCATATATAAGTAAAAGGCTATCAACTGAAATGGTTGTGTTCTTACTTAAATTTTGCAATAATTGCAGCATTTCTGAAAAGCTATAAGTACCTATGGTTGTATATATTCCGTTAGATTCTAGTTGAGCTTCAGAAATTATTTTGTCTACCATTTCTAAACCAAACTTATCTTCAACAAGTTCTAAAAATTCAGTGAAAACAATTCCTTTCATACTGTTTTATAATTTTCTTAATTCATTTATACTCCAATAAACTAAAACACTTTCAATTTTTTTAACATAATCCTCATATTTTAAAGGTTTTAAAATATAGCCAGAAATGCCTTCTCTATAGCATTCTAATAAATCTTTTTCATTACTTGATGTAGTTAAAATAACGGTAGGAATGTGTTTTAAGTAACTCTCTTTTTTTAAGATTTTAAGAAACTCAATACCATTAATTTTAGGCATATTTAAATCTAGTAATATTATATCTGGTAAATTAGTTCTATCCTCCTCTAACAAAATTAAAGCTTCTTCACCGTTTTTTGCTTCGTGAAGAATATGATCTAATTTTAAAAATGAAATTGTTCTTTTCATCTTCATAACTTCGATTAAGTTATCTTCGACCAATAAAATTTTTAATTTTTTTTCCATTCCATTTTATGAGTTGATTTTTTTCATTTTACAAGATAAAGTTTATAAAAAATAAATTCTAATAAATAATGATGATAGACAACTTTAAGATGTTTAAATACCATAAAGTATCGATGAAATGTATTTTTTAGTCAACGAGTGTGTTTCACAAAAGGATATAAAAACACACCATATTTATAAATTAAATTAACTAATTATAGTATTAAAATATTCAAAAATTTCTCCTTTTGAAATCGAACTTCCTTTTTCAATTAAATCGAAAATTTCTAGATTTCTTTCGAAGTTATAAGGTTTTGAACCTTTAAAAATATCCACAGAGTTATCCATTGGATTTTTCATCAGCCACTCAAAACCTTTTTGCTCTAATAGGTTAATATCCCAATTTACTTTAATAGCAACTCTATGTATCTCATTATCATCACATTTAAATAAGTTCACTGAAGTTTTTGAGAAATGTTCTGCATAATTGGTTTTTGATAAAACATCATCCCAAACGATATCAGAAAAAACATTCATTTGATCTTCTGCGATACTTAATTTTTCTTTTTTTATTTGGGTCCATTCTTTAACATCTATACTTTGAGATGCTAAAAACTGTGAAAATTCTGCATGTAAACTTTCAAATTGTTCTTTAGTAAGTTGTCTGTATTTCATTTTAAAGTAAAAAGTTGATAATATGAACTAAAGCTTTAGATAGTAATCTGTTATTCCAAAAGTAAGAAAAGTAATACTATAAAAATACTTAAAAAAAAGGTTTAGACTTTCACTTATCTTAAGTAAAATATAAATACTGAACCTTTGGTTAAATTTAAAAAGCCCGTTATTTCTAACGAGCTTTTTAATAAAAAATTTTAAGAGAGTTACTATTCAGCAACCACTTCAAAAATAATATCTGCAACTACTGCTCTGTGTAATCTTACAGAAGCCTCGTATTTACCTAATCTTTTAACAGAACCACCAACAACTTTGATAAATTTCTTATCTAATTCTGTTCCTGCTTTTGCTAATGCTGCTGCTAAATCTATGTTGTTCACAGAACCAAATAACTTGTCTCCTGAACCTGTTTTAGATGCAATCTTAATTTCGTATCCTTTAATTGTTTCTGCTAATTTATTAGCGTCTTCAATTAATTTAGCTTCTTTATAAGCACGTTGTTTTAAATTCTCTGCTAAAACTTTCTTTGCAGATGAAGTAGCTAAAACAGCTTGCCCTGTTGGGATTAAAAAGTTTCTACCATAACCGTTTTTCACAGATACAACATCATCTTTAAATCCTAAATTTTCTACGTCTTGTCTTAATATTAATTCCATATTCTACGTCTTTATTATTTTAACAAATCTCCAACGTAAGGCATTAACGCTAAATGACGCGCTCTTTTGATTGCTTGCGCAACTTTACGTTGATATTTTAATGATGTTCCTGTTAAACGTCTTGGTAAAATTTTACCTTGTTCGTTTACTAAATACATTAGGAAGTCTGCGTCTTTAAAATCGATATACTTAATATCTTTCTTTTTAAATCTACAGTATTTAGCTTCCTTTTTAGTGTCTATATCTAGTGGCGTTAAATATCTAACGTCAGCAGATTTACCACCTTTTGATTGTTGTTCTATTGTTGCCATTTTTTATTTTTTTGCAGATTTAACACGTTCCGTTCTGATTTTAGCCCAAGCTGCTGCATGTTTGTCTAATTTAACAGAAAGATATCGCATAACGCTATCATCTCTT
Proteins encoded:
- the tsaE gene encoding tRNA (adenosine(37)-N6)-threonylcarbamoyltransferase complex ATPase subunit type 1 TsaE; translated protein: MNKNYSLEDLSSIAAIIISSVKIKTLLFYGQMGVGKTTLIKEICKQLSVLDNISSPTFSLVNEYKTSSDQKVFHFDFYRITNEEEALDMGIEEYFYNNDWCLIEWPENIENLLPLDAVEIHLTTLDNGKRNMQLK
- a CDS encoding alanine dehydrogenase, coding for MSQFSPFSKEELLPQAEMLEIKKQKGELFIGLPKETYLGEKRVCLTPDAVTALTSHGHRIVVETGAGDGANYTDKEYSEAGAKISYDLKEAFKCNIVLKVAPPTEKEIEYINPQTILISSLQLKTQSKNYFESLAKKRITAVAFDFIKDEHETYPIVKSLSEIAGTASILIAGELMSGVNKGNGLLFGNIGGVPPTSVVIFGAGTVGEYAARTAIGLGARVKVFDNSITKLRKLQNCLNAPIYTSTLQPKSITKALMRCDVAIGAIRGKNRSPIIATEMMVEQMKEGAIIVDVSIDRGGCFETSNVTTHLTPTFVKHGIIHYCVPNIPARYARTASLSISNILTPYLLNIAEEGGFENAARFDKSLRNGMYFYHGILTNKTVGDWFDLPFRDINLLIL
- a CDS encoding DUF4258 domain-containing protein codes for the protein MLLKRIGYYLVGLSLGSIGVYFFWQKKQATFDYGMDARTLKTIRIKKRVFSDEAKSTMEKFNIDTLKISTILYSGDVDFGKGNPREKPCAEYYITGENELENIHLYVKRCDSTSTIEKIIID
- a CDS encoding RNA methyltransferase, with amino-acid sequence MMDEKLLKYFEGYLTENRKALFKKVLEDRTRHFTVVLEDIFQPHNASAVIRTCDIFGIQDVHVIENKYTNKVSRHVAKGSQKWITSKRYKSDANNTQICLNTLREKGYQIIATTPHNNSCLLQDFDVTKKSAFVFGVEAEGVSKYVKDNADGFLKIPMVGFTESLNISVAAAIILQDVTTKLRMSNVDWKLSEEEKEILYLDWVRKTIKNVDKIEQHYYQNNN
- a CDS encoding LytTR family DNA-binding domain-containing protein; protein product: MDCIIIDDEKMARVIIKTLCDQVNSLNLVHEFSNAIQAIKYLNEHKVDLVFLDIHMPNFSGLDFVKTIKNPPKIIFTTSDPQFAIKAFEYDFIVDYLLKPIELQRFEKAIKKVETQLFFQRQTSQKSELDLINEFYVNIDRRLIKIDLHSIYLIEAKGDYIHIKTEDGNYVVHSTLKKIEEKLPDSLFLKVHRSYLINVKKIIDIEDNSVLIKKDLVPVSRSKRKELMKRLDLL
- a CDS encoding Hpt domain-containing protein; this translates as MEQPNLKYIEQLARGEESIKKTLIGVIKTEFPDEIRDYFSSIEIKDFKRIEDNVHRIKHKFSILGLEKGYAQANKFEHNLRENQLDLKEHQDFDKILKVISEYLLTI
- a CDS encoding ATP-binding protein → MNPLLKRQLRKYLPKDLQSNKDLHAFLDAVDRSYATSEDQFSRLQRAASISSEELFNSNQQLKEESESQKKIIEKLNNVINTLNFYGLKENLQLETKDSLKLVDFIDNQTRELIEINKQKDKLVSNLERQNQELNEYAHMVSHDLKSPVQSIDALTTWIKQDYFEVLGEGGREIINHIRENIEKIDTLIFGISEYISIGKVEKEIYEVDLNVLINDLILTFENPKGVIISVPRKLPIIKRDQYRLELLFRHLIYNAIKFNDKETGGFVEIRCSEQDEFWQFIIKDNGKGIEEQYFDKIFIAFQKLENDYKSTGIGLSIVKKIIETYEGQIWLESLPNVETIFYFKIKKQTWNNQI
- a CDS encoding FIST signal transduction protein, encoding MKTVQLKKNKNQKFEYLTEEITLKDPLVLVFGNRFMLQEKNIFNEVRDIFKDGHIVFGSTSGNIISKSVDDESITITAIEFEKSKFLIKTANVLNSNAQIDSFKTGKELILKLPKKDLKYAFVVADGSYTNGSQLTKGMNFASKDRLFITGALCGDGVRFDTTLSSYNENPKEGKIVAIGFYGETLEVTFASNGGWTPFGPERVVTKSKNNILFELDGKPALNLYKTYLGEKSKELPSAALLYPLKVKSTDEKKSIVRTILNINDENNSMLLAGDILEGSKVQLMMTNVDSIVTAAEIAAVSALELRKNKPELAILVSCFGRKLVLDQRVEEEIEEVEEVLDKETTILGFYSYGEIVPFNGEKNCQLHNQTMAITLISE
- a CDS encoding heme NO-binding domain-containing protein, which produces MKGIVFTEFLELVEDKFGLEMVDKIISEAQLESNGIYTTIGTYSFSEMLQLLQNLSKNTTISVDSLLLIYGEHFFSVIEKSYPGLLASFKDPIEMLASIENHIHIEVKKIYPDAELPTFIVEEKHKNSLIMIYKSSRAMHHFGLGLMNKTFSHFNSTAKIELQKIKEDGTEVRFVIQKD
- a CDS encoding response regulator encodes the protein MEKKLKILLVEDNLIEVMKMKRTISFLKLDHILHEAKNGEEALILLEEDRTNLPDIILLDLNMPKINGIEFLKILKKESYLKHIPTVILTTSSNEKDLLECYREGISGYILKPLKYEDYVKKIESVLVYWSINELRKL
- a CDS encoding DUF6495 family protein, yielding MKYRQLTKEQFESLHAEFSQFLASQSIDVKEWTQIKKEKLSIAEDQMNVFSDIVWDDVLSKTNYAEHFSKTSVNLFKCDDNEIHRVAIKVNWDINLLEQKGFEWLMKNPMDNSVDIFKGSKPYNFERNLEIFDLIEKGSSISKGEIFEYFNTIIS
- the rplI gene encoding 50S ribosomal protein L9; its protein translation is MELILRQDVENLGFKDDVVSVKNGYGRNFLIPTGQAVLATSSAKKVLAENLKQRAYKEAKLIEDANKLAETIKGYEIKIASKTGSGDKLFGSVNNIDLAAALAKAGTELDKKFIKVVGGSVKRLGKYEASVRLHRAVVADIIFEVVAE
- the rpsR gene encoding 30S ribosomal protein S18, coding for MATIEQQSKGGKSADVRYLTPLDIDTKKEAKYCRFKKKDIKYIDFKDADFLMYLVNEQGKILPRRLTGTSLKYQRKVAQAIKRARHLALMPYVGDLLK